The following proteins come from a genomic window of Lolium rigidum isolate FL_2022 chromosome 5, APGP_CSIRO_Lrig_0.1, whole genome shotgun sequence:
- the LOC124651714 gene encoding uncharacterized protein LOC124651714 — translation MSVEILDGKTIESFVEDEGAFNSSVDGRFAALDTNHDGLLSYSEMAQELMSLRVLEKHFGVDESAMSHDELVELYRGLFAKFDRDGNGTVDLEEFRAEMKEVMLAVANGLGFLPVQMVVEEGSFLKVAVDRELAKAA, via the coding sequence ATGAGTGTAGAAATCCTTGATGGCAAGACCATCGAAAGCTTTGTCGAGGACGAAGGCGCCTTCAACTCATCCGTGGATGGCCGGTTTGCGGCCCTCGACACCAACCATGATGGCCTGCTCTCTTACTCCGAGATGGCACAGGAGCTCATGAGCCTCAGAGTTCTTGAGAAGCACTTTGGTGTTGATGAGTCCGCCATGAGCCATGATGAGCTTGTGGAGCTTTACCGTGGGCTCTTTGCAAAGTTTGACCGGGACGGCAATGGCACGGTGGACCTGGAGGAGTTCCGTGCTGAGATGAAAGAGGTGATGCTTGCTGTGGCCAATGGGCTCGGTTTCCTGCCAGTGCAGATGGTGGTCGAGGAAGGCAGCTTCCTGAAGGTGGCTGTGGACCGGGAGCTGGCCAAAGCAGCTTGA
- the LOC124658329 gene encoding bifunctional peptidase and (3S)-lysyl hydroxylase JMJD7-like, with amino-acid sequence MERSVRELWAESRELLGLHAEDVPRADLPPTPLAFLRDHVSPGRPLIISAAATRHWPAASLWPTESYLPDALHSTDVSVHLTPSGRADALAPHPRRPGARCFASAHVRRVDFPSAVRLIRGSDPAAGLVAYAQQQDDCLRGEYAAVAGDVDAHVPWASEALGCLPEAVNLWIGNSCSVTSFHKDHYDNIYVVLSGEKHFLLLPPTEHHRLYIRDYPAARYVAEQETEEVPRLKLEIEEPERIVPWSSVDPYPASPEEMAAQASSFPLYFKGPRPIRCTVRAGEMLYLPSMWFHHVSQSPGPNGLTIAVNYWYDMQFDIKYAYFNFMRSLEIKHSPSDTSDDAIEGELQEKND; translated from the coding sequence ATGGAGCGCTCGGTGCGGGAGCTGTGGGCGGAGTCGCGCGAGCTTCTGGGCCTCCACGCCGAGGACGTGCCGCGCGCCGACCTGCCCCCGACGCCGCTCGCCTTCCTCCGCGACCACGTCTCGCCGGGCCGCCCCCTCatcatctccgccgccgccacccgccacTGGCCGGCCGCCTCCCTCTGGCCCACCGAATCCTACCTCCCCGACGCGCTTCACTCCACCGACGTCTCCGTCCACCTCACCCCCAGCGGCCGCGCCGACGCCCTCGCACCGCACCCGCGCCGCCCCGGCGCCAGGTGCTTCGCGTCCGCGCACGTCCGCCGGGTCGACTTCCCCTCGGCCGTGCGGCTCATCAGGGGCTCCGACCCGGCCGCCGGCCTGGTGGCGTACGCGCAGCAGCAGGACGACTGCCTGCGCGGGGAGTACGCGGCGGTGGCCGGCGACGTGGACGCGCACGTGCCCTGGGCCAGCGAGGCGCTCGGCTGCCTCCCCGAGGCCGTCAACCTCTGGATCGGCAACTCCTGCTCCGTCACCTCCTTCCACAAGGACCACTACGACAACATCTacgtcgtcctctccggcgagaagcatttcctccttCTGCCCCCCACCGAGCACCACCGCCTCTACATCCGCGATTACCCCGCCGCCCGCTACGTCGCCGAGCAGGAAACAGAGGAGGTGCCCAGGCTTAAGCTGGAGATCGAAGAACCCGAGAGGATCGTGCCGTGGAGCAGCGTGGACCCATACCCGGCCTCgccggaggagatggcggcgcaGGCCTCGTCCTTCCCGCTCTACTTCAAGGGGCCAAGGCCGATACGCTGCACCGTCCGGGCCGGCGAGATGCTCTACCTGCCGAGCATGTGGTTTCACCATGTCAGCCAGAGCCCCGGGCCTAACGGGCTCACCATTGCCGTGAACTACTGGTATGATATGCAGTTTGACATCAAGTATGCCTACTTTAACTTCATGAGATCACTGGAGATCAAACATTCTCCGTCGGACACCAGTGATGATGCTATCGAAGGTGAGCTCCAGGAGAAGAACGATTGA